The proteins below are encoded in one region of Sminthopsis crassicaudata isolate SCR6 chromosome 1, ASM4859323v1, whole genome shotgun sequence:
- the LZTR1 gene encoding leucine-zipper-like transcriptional regulator 1 — protein MAAAPGGGCSSSGSGSGSVAGPAAAARPKVAPSVDFDHSCSDSVEYLTLNFGPFETVHRWRRLPPCDEFVGARRSKHTVVAYKDAIYVFGGDNGKTMLNDLLRFDVKDCSWCRAFTTGTPPAPRYHHSAVVYGSSMFVFGGYTGDIYSNSNLKNKNDLFEYKFATGQWAEWKIEGRLPVARSAHGATVYSDKLWIFAGYDGNARLNDMWTIGLQDRELTCWEEIEQSGEIPPSCCNFPVAVCRDKMFVFSGQSGAKITNSLFQFEFRDKVWTRIPTEHLLRGSPPPPQRRYGHTMVAFDRHLYVFGGAADNTLPNELHCYDVDFQTWEVIQPSPDSELPSGRLFHAAAVISDAMYIFGGTVDNNIRSGEMYRFQFSCYPKCTLHEDYGRLWESRQFSDVEFILGEKEERVRGHVAIVTARCKWLRKKIMQARDRGRQKSKLEPEEEGPGAAGGKPPFPLEVAIREAEAQPFEVLMQFLYTDKIQYPRKGHVQEVLLIMDVYKLALSFKLCRLEQLCLQYIEASVDLQNVLTVCENANKLQLDQLKEHCLNFVVKESHFNQVIMMKEFERLSSSLIVEIVRRKQQPPVRAHSEQPVDIGTSLIQDMKACLEGAGTDFCDITLLLDGHPRPAHKAILAARSSYFEAMFRSFMPEDGQVNISIGEMVPSKQAFESMLRYIYYGEVNMPPEDSLYLFAAPYYYGFYNNRLQAYCRQNLEMNVTVENVLQILEAADKTQALDMKRHCLHIIVHQFTKVSKLPNLRALSQPLLVDIIESLATHISDKQCAELGSDI, from the exons ATGGCGGCGGCTCCGGGCGGAGGCTGCTCGAGCTCCGGCTCGGGCTCGGGCTCGGTCGCGGGCCCTGCTGCGGCTGCGCGACCCAAAGTGGCCCCGAGCGTGGACTTCGACCACAGCTGCTCGGACAGCGTGGAATACCTGACCCTGAACTTTGGACCCTTCGAGACCGTGCATCGATGGCGCCGCCTCCCTCCTTGCGATGAGTTCGTGGGGGCCAG GCGCAGCAAGCACACCGTGGTGGCCTACAAAGACGCCATCTACGTGTTCGGAGGTGACAACGG GAAGACGATGCTGAACGACCTGCTGCGCTTCGATGTCAAGGACTGCTCCTGGTGCAG GGCTTTCACCACGGGGACCCCGCCGGCCCCCCGCTACCATCACTCCGCCGTGGTCTATGGGAGCAGCATGTTTGTGTTTG GCGGCTACACCGGCGACATTTACTCCAACTCCAATCTGAAGAACAAGAATGACCTGTTTGAGTACAAGTTTGCCACGGGGCAGTGGGCGGAGTGGAAGATCGAGGGGCG GTTACCGGTGGCGAGGTCGGCGCACGGGGCGACCGTGTACAGTGACAAGCTGTGGATCTTCGCGGGTTATGACGGCAACGCCCG GCTCAATGACATGTGGACCATCGGCCTTCAGGACCGAGAGCTGACCTGCTGGGAGGAG ATCGAGCAGAGCGGCGAGATCCCGCCTTCGTGCTGTAACTTCCCCGTGGCCGTCTGCAGGGACAAGATGTTTGTGTTTTCGGGGCAGAGCGGGGCCAAGATCACCAACAGCCTCTTCCAGTTCGAATTCAGAGACAAAGT CTGGACTCGGATTCCCACGGAGCACCTGCTGCGGGGCTCGCCGCCCCCTCCCCAGAGAAGGTACGGGCACACCATGGTGGCCTTCGACCGGCACCTGTACGTGTTCGGGGGCGCGGCCGACAACACCCTCCCCAACGAGCTCCACTGCTACGACGTGGACTTCCAGACCTGGGAGGTCATCCAGCCGAGCCCCGACAGCGAG TTGCCCAGTGGGAGGCTGTTCCACGCGGCTGCCGTCATCTCGGACGCCATGTACATATTCGGGGGCACGGTGGACAACAACATTCGGAGCGGTGAAATGTACAGATTCCAG TTCTCCTGTTACCCCAAGTGCACGCTGCACGAGGACTACGGCCGCCTGTGGGAGAGCCGCCAGTTCAGCGACGTGGAGTTCATCCTGGGAGAG AAGGAAGAACGGGTCCGGGGGCACGTTGCCATCGTCACCGCGCGCTGCAAGTGGCTGCGGAAGAAGATTATGCAGGCTCGGGACCGCGGGCGCCAG AAATCGAAGCTGGAACCCGAGGAGGAAGGGCCCGGGGCCGCGGGCGGGAAGCCGCCCTTCCCACTGGAGGTGGCCATCCGCGAGGCCGAGGCGCAGCCCTTCGAGGTGCTCATGCAGTTCCTGTACACGGACAAGATCCAGTACCCGCGCAAAG GGCACGTGCAGGAGGTGCTGCTCATCATGGACGTGTACAAGCTGGCCCTGAGCTTCAAGCTGTGCCGCCTGGAGCAGCTCTGCCTGCAGTACATCGAGGCCTCCGTGGACCTGCAGAACGTGCTCACCGTGTGCGAGAACGCCAACAAGCTGCAGCTGGACCAGCTCAAG GAGCACTGCCTGAACTTCGTGGTCAAGGAGTCCCACTTCAACCAGGTGATCATGATGAAGGAGTTCGAGCGCCTGTCGTCCTCCCTGATCGTGGAGATCGTGCGCAGGAAGCAGCAGCCGCCCGTGCGGGCCCACTCGGAGCAGCCCGTGGACATCG GGACCTCGCTGATCCAGGATATGAAGGCTTGCTTGGAGGGGGCCGGGACCGACTTCTGTGACATCACCCTGCTCCTGGACGGGCACCCCCGCCCGGCCCATAAGGCCATTCTGGCCGCCCGCTCCAG TTACTTTGAAGCCATGTTCCGGTCCTTCATGCCCGAGGACGGCCAGGTGAACATCTCCATCGGGGAGATGGTGCCCAGCAAGCAGGCCTTCGAGTCCATGCTGCGCTACATCTACTACGGGGAGGTGAACATGCCCCCGGAAGATTCTCT CTACCTCTTTGCCGCGCCCTATTACTACGGCTTCTACAACAACCGGCTCCAGGCCTACTGCAGGCAGAACTTGGAGATGAACGTGACGGTGGAGAACGTGCTCCAG ATTTTAGAGGCTGCCGACAAGACGCAGGCGCTGGACATGAAGAGGCATTGCCTGCACATCATCGTGCACCAGTTCACCAAG GTTTCCAAGCTGCCCAACCTCCGGGCCCTGAGCCAGCCGCTGCTCGTGGACATCATCGAGTCTCTGGCCACGCACATATCCGACAAGCAGTGTGCCGAGCTGGGCTCGGACATATGA
- the THAP7 gene encoding THAP domain-containing protein 7, with product MPRHCSAAGCCTRDTRETRTRGISFHRLPKKDNPRRGLWLANCRRLDPSGQGLWDPASEYIYFCSKHFEENCFELVGFSGYHRLKEGAVPTIFESFSKLRRTSKAKAHGYHPSSPDLTQLRRRRRRCSTGRAPPPPTNGSTPADIPCFPGDELPTPEGPAAPGSLPALPPSPAPSGLVSPFSDLLEPLEPHGEEASCGTPPSPEREPSPSPSEARPVSPSAYMLRLPPPAGAYIQNEHSYQVGSALLWKRRAEAALDALDKAQRQLQACKRREQRLRLRIARLQQERAREKRSQADARQALKEHLQGLELQ from the exons ATGCCCCGGCACTGCTCGGCCGCGGGCTGCTGCACCCGCGACACGCGCGAGACCCGGACCCGCGGGATCTCCTTCCACAG GCTACCCAAGAAGGACAACCCTCGGCGAGGACTCTGGCTGGCCAACTGCCGGCGACTGGACCCTAGCGGGCAGGGACTCTGGGACCCGGCGTCCGAGTACATCTACTTCTGCTCCAAGCACTTTGAGGAGAACTGCTTTGAGCTGGTGGGCTTCAG TGGCTACCACCGGCTGAAGGAAGGCGCCGTCCCCACCATCTTCGAGTCCTTCTCCAAGCTACGGCGGACCTCAAAGGCCAAGGCTCACGGCTACCACCCCAGCTCTCCCGACCTTACCCAGCTCCGAAGACGCAGGCGCCG CTGCTCCACAGGTCgggcccctcctccccccacGAATGGGTCCACCCCGGCCGACATCCCCTGCTTCCCCGGGGACGAGCTGCCCACCCCCGAAGGCCCCGCTGCCCCCGGGAGCCTGCCGGCTCTGCCTCCCTCACCAGCCCCCAGTGGCCTGGTGAGCCCTTTTTCTGACCTCCTGGAGCCCCTGGAGCCCCATGGGGAAGAAGCCAGCTGCGGCACCCCGCCATCCCCGGAGCGGGAGCCCTCACCCTCGCCCTCGGAGGCCCGGCCCGTGTCCCCTTCCGCCTACATGTTGCGACTGCCGCCCCCTGCTGGGGCCTACATCCAGAATGAGCACAGCTACCAGGTGGGCAGTGCCCTGCTGTGGAAGCGGCGGGCTGAGGCGGCCCTGGACGCCCTGGACAAAGCCCAGCGCCAGCTGCAGGCCTGCAAACGGAGGGAGCAGCGGCTGCGGCTGCGGATCGCGCGGCTGCAGCAGGAGCGGGCGCGCGAGAAACGCAGCCAGGCAGATGCCCGGCAGGCCCTGAAGGAGCACCTACAGGGCTTGGAGTTGCAGTGA